The following coding sequences are from one Gimesia chilikensis window:
- a CDS encoding NADAR family protein has translation MAIYFYTRNDKYGAFSNFSPHGVEMDGLWWPSVEHYFQAQKFSDPEYRERIRTAHNSKQAALLGRSRKVKLRDDWETVKEDVMSAAVLKKFQTHLELKALLLSTGDEAIVENAPGDYFWGCGQDGTGLNRLGMILEQVRDVLRQGLNSDQK, from the coding sequence ATGGCGATTTACTTCTACACCCGCAACGACAAGTATGGTGCGTTTTCGAACTTCTCGCCGCATGGGGTCGAGATGGACGGACTCTGGTGGCCGAGCGTTGAACACTATTTTCAGGCGCAGAAATTCAGTGATCCGGAATACCGGGAACGGATCAGAACAGCCCATAATTCGAAACAGGCGGCCCTGCTGGGACGCAGCCGCAAGGTCAAACTCCGCGACGACTGGGAAACAGTGAAAGAGGATGTCATGTCGGCAGCCGTACTCAAGAAATTTCAGACGCACCTCGAATTAAAAGCACTTTTACTCTCCACGGGTGATGAGGCAATTGTGGAAAACGCTCCTGGTGACTATTTCTGGGGTTGCGGACAGGACGGGACCGGTTTGAATCGTCTGGGGATGATCCTGGAACAGGTTCGCGATGTACTCAGACAGGGACTCAACTCAGATCAGAAATGA